Genomic DNA from Frankiaceae bacterium:
ACCAGCGCCTCCGCGAGCCCGGCGCCGAAGCCGCTGCCGTCGTCGTTCGGCGGTGCGGGCGTGCGCTGGCCGCGTACGTCCGAGTCCACCCCCGCGCCCCCCGCGCTCGGCGCCGTCGTGACGCTGCGCGTCGCGCGCATCAGCACCGGCGGCACCCTCGCCGCGGGCCTCACGCTCCCCCGCATCGGCGGTACGTCACTCGCGCCGCGCGTCCTCACGCCGTGCGGCCATCCCGTGGTGCTCGCCGGCCGCGACGTACGCGCGATCCCGCCCGGCAGCGGCGGCGCGCTGCCGAAGAAGGCCAAGGACGTACTCGTCGTCGTCGACCCGGGGCACGGCGGGCCGCAGCGCGGCGCCCTCGCGCCGAACGGCGACGAGGAGAAGGTGCGCAACGTCCAGATCTCGTTCCGCGTCCGCGACGCGCTTCGTGGACGAGTCGGCCGGGTCGTCCTCACGCGGGAGCGCGACTTCGAGGCGACCATCGAGTTCCGCGCGGCGCTGGTCGACGCGCTGCGCGCCGACGCCGCCGTCTCCGTGCACCTCAACTCCTCGCCCGACGGGCCGCGGAAGACGCCGGGGACGGAGACGTTCGGCTCGACCGCCGACGCGTCGGGGCGGCGCTTCGCGGGACTGGTCTACGAGCACCTCCGCCGCTACGTGCAGACCCTCCCCGGGCCGTGGGTCGGCGACCGCGACGCCGGCGCGAAGTACCGCGTCAGCCAGAGCGGCGGCGACTACTACGGCCTGCTTCGGCGCGCGCACCGGCCGTTCGTCATCTCGGAGGCGCTGTACATCTCGTCGCGCCACGAGGCCGCGCTCGCCGCCAAGCCCGAGGTGCGGGCGGGCATCGCCGGGGCGCTCGCGGACGCGCTGGTGGAGTTCACGCAGACGAAGGCGCCGGGATCCGGCTGGGTCACGCCGTACCGCCGCCCGCCCGACCCGAGCACCCGCGACGGCCACGTCTGCCGCGACCCCGCCCGCTGACCCTGAGCGCAACCGGGAGCCCTTTCCATCCTGGCTCGCGCTGGGCCTGGATCGTCCTGGGCGG
This window encodes:
- a CDS encoding N-acetylmuramoyl-L-alanine amidase, translated to MKRAVAAFAALAACSTSTPSTAPSPSTSSAVPSTPAPTSASASPAPKPLPSSFGGAGVRWPRTSESTPAPPALGAVVTLRVARISTGGTLAAGLTLPRIGGTSLAPRVLTPCGHPVVLAGRDVRAIPPGSGGALPKKAKDVLVVVDPGHGGPQRGALAPNGDEEKVRNVQISFRVRDALRGRVGRVVLTRERDFEATIEFRAALVDALRADAAVSVHLNSSPDGPRKTPGTETFGSTADASGRRFAGLVYEHLRRYVQTLPGPWVGDRDAGAKYRVSQSGGDYYGLLRRAHRPFVISEALYISSRHEAALAAKPEVRAGIAGALADALVEFTQTKAPGSGWVTPYRRPPDPSTRDGHVCRDPAR